The Pseudomonas allokribbensis genome has a window encoding:
- the ybeY gene encoding rRNA maturation RNase YbeY, with amino-acid sequence MLELDLQIATEASAPTEAEFRQWCELALRQRTADSEMTIRLVDEEEGRELNHTWRHKDYATNVLSFPAEVPDEFLDIPLLGDLVICVAVVEREAAEQGKALNAHWAHLVIHGCLHLLGYDHIDDEEAEEMEALERELLAELGYPDPYADDETETSPIVTTKDSE; translated from the coding sequence ATGCTTGAGCTTGACCTGCAAATCGCGACCGAAGCGTCTGCGCCGACCGAAGCCGAATTCCGCCAATGGTGCGAACTGGCCCTGCGCCAGCGCACCGCCGATTCGGAAATGACCATTCGTCTGGTCGACGAAGAAGAAGGCCGCGAACTGAATCACACCTGGCGCCACAAGGATTACGCGACCAACGTCCTGTCCTTTCCCGCCGAAGTGCCCGACGAGTTTCTCGACATTCCATTGCTGGGCGATCTGGTGATCTGCGTGGCCGTGGTTGAGCGTGAAGCCGCCGAACAGGGCAAGGCACTCAACGCCCACTGGGCACATCTGGTCATTCACGGCTGCTTGCATCTGCTTGGTTACGACCATATAGATGACGAGGAAGCCGAGGAAATGGAAGCACTGGAACGCGAGTTGCTTGCCGAACTGGGTTATCCCGATCCGTACGCGGACGACGAAACCGAAACATCCCCTATCGTTACAACAAAGGATTCAGAGTAA
- a CDS encoding YdcF family protein: MPFRYFIKQLLLPPGLLLLLLLVAWWLRRSRPRLAGLCFALGFGGFLLMSLPVVVQWGAKALEREPPLAREDWTSLAQRADAIVVLGSGRERGDLAWGEDQPTGIGLERQRYAARLAKTSGLPILTSGGLHYGTPPSEARLMADSLRDDFGVTVRWQEGESRTTWENAAFSAKMLLPEGVKRVVLVTQAWHMPRAVWSYQQAGFEVVPAPVGFLGTDNARPFGGWMPEFKSIWQSGQLLNEAVGQIGYSLFYRGEDSAD; encoded by the coding sequence ATGCCTTTTCGTTATTTCATTAAACAACTTCTATTGCCGCCCGGCCTTCTCTTGCTGCTGTTGCTCGTCGCCTGGTGGCTGCGTCGCTCGCGGCCGCGACTGGCCGGGCTGTGCTTTGCCTTGGGTTTTGGCGGTTTCCTGCTGATGAGTCTGCCGGTGGTCGTGCAATGGGGGGCCAAGGCCCTGGAGCGCGAGCCGCCGCTGGCCCGGGAAGACTGGACAAGCCTTGCACAACGCGCCGATGCCATCGTGGTGCTGGGCTCCGGTCGCGAGCGCGGTGATCTGGCCTGGGGCGAGGATCAGCCGACCGGTATCGGGCTCGAACGGCAGCGTTATGCGGCGCGGTTGGCCAAGACATCAGGGTTGCCGATTCTGACCAGTGGTGGCCTGCATTACGGTACGCCGCCGAGCGAAGCCAGACTGATGGCCGATTCGCTTCGCGATGATTTCGGTGTGACGGTGCGTTGGCAGGAGGGGGAGAGCCGCACCACGTGGGAGAACGCCGCCTTCAGCGCCAAGATGCTGTTGCCGGAGGGCGTCAAGCGTGTCGTGCTGGTGACCCAGGCCTGGCACATGCCGCGTGCGGTATGGAGTTATCAACAGGCCGGATTCGAAGTGGTGCCGGCGCCGGTCGGTTTCCTCGGCACTGACAATGCCCGGCCGTTTGGCGGCTGGATGCCGGAGTTCAAGTCGATCTGGCAAAGCGGGCAGTTGTTGAACGAGGCGGTGGGGCAGATCGGTTATTCGTTGTTCTACCGAGGGGAAGACAGCGCCGATTGA
- the leuS gene encoding leucine--tRNA ligase, translating to MHEQYQPREIEAAAQSFWDEQKSFEVSEQPGKETYYCLSMFPYPSGKLHMGHVRNYTIGDVISRYQRMLGKNVLQPMGWDAFGMPAENAAMKNNVAPAKWTYENIAYMKSQLRSLGLAVDWSREVTTCKPDYYRWEQWLFTRLFEKGVIYRKNGTVNWDPIDQTVLANEQVIDGRGWRSGALIEKREIPMYYFKITAYADELLESLDELTGWPEQVKTMQRNWIGKSRGMEVQFPYNVDSIGESGTLKVFTTRPDTLMGATYVAVAAEHHLAALAAKNNPELQAFIAECKGGSVAEADVATQEKKGLPTGLFVEHPLTGEKLPVWVANYVLMHYGDGAVMAVPAHDERDFEFAHKYNLPVKSVVRTSSGETNPAPWQDAYGEHGTLINSGEFDGLDFAGAFDAMEVALIKKELGASRTQFRLRDWGISRQRYWGCPIPIIHCDACGDVPVPEDQLPVVLPEDVVPDGAGSPLARMPEFYECTCPKCGQPAKRETDTMDTFVESSWYYARYASPHFEGGLVEKSAADHWLPVDQYIGGIEHAILHLLYARFFHKLMRDEGLVSSNEPFKNLLTQGMVVAETYYRREANGAYTWFNPADVELERDSKAKVISAKLIADGLPVEIGGTEKMAKSKNNGVDPQSMIDQFGADTCRLFMMFASPPDMSAEWSDSGVEGSHRFLKRVWRLAQAHVTQGLPGKLDVTGLNDEQKVIRRSIHQAIKQASHDVGQNHKFNTAIAQVMTLMNVLEKAAQATEQDRALVQEGLEAVTLLLAPITPHISHELWNRLGHAEPVIDAGWPVLDESALVQDSLTLVIQVNGKLRGQIEMPAAATREEVEAAARANENVLRFVDGLTIRKVIVVPGKLVNIVAS from the coding sequence ATGCACGAACAATATCAGCCCCGTGAAATCGAAGCCGCCGCCCAGTCGTTCTGGGACGAGCAAAAGTCCTTTGAAGTCAGTGAACAGCCAGGCAAGGAGACTTACTACTGCCTGTCGATGTTCCCTTACCCCAGCGGCAAGCTACACATGGGGCACGTGCGCAACTACACCATCGGCGACGTGATCTCCCGCTATCAGCGCATGCTCGGCAAGAACGTTCTGCAACCGATGGGTTGGGACGCCTTCGGCATGCCGGCAGAAAACGCCGCGATGAAGAACAACGTGGCCCCGGCCAAGTGGACCTACGAAAACATCGCCTACATGAAATCCCAGCTGCGCAGCCTGGGCCTGGCGGTGGACTGGTCGCGCGAAGTCACCACCTGCAAGCCTGATTACTACCGTTGGGAGCAGTGGCTGTTCACTCGCCTGTTCGAAAAAGGCGTGATCTACCGCAAGAACGGCACCGTGAACTGGGACCCGATCGACCAGACCGTTCTGGCCAACGAACAGGTGATCGACGGTCGCGGCTGGCGTTCCGGCGCGCTGATCGAAAAGCGCGAAATCCCGATGTACTACTTCAAGATCACCGCCTACGCGGATGAGCTGCTGGAGAGTCTCGACGAACTGACCGGCTGGCCGGAACAGGTCAAGACCATGCAGCGCAACTGGATCGGCAAGTCCCGCGGGATGGAAGTGCAGTTCCCGTACAACGTCGACTCGATCGGCGAAAGCGGCACCCTGAAAGTCTTCACCACCCGTCCGGACACCCTGATGGGCGCAACCTATGTTGCCGTGGCTGCCGAGCACCACCTGGCGGCCCTTGCCGCGAAGAACAACCCTGAGCTGCAAGCGTTCATCGCTGAATGCAAGGGCGGCAGCGTCGCCGAAGCCGACGTCGCCACTCAAGAGAAGAAAGGCCTGCCGACCGGCCTGTTCGTCGAGCACCCGCTGACCGGTGAAAAACTGCCGGTCTGGGTCGCCAACTACGTGCTGATGCACTACGGCGACGGCGCGGTCATGGCTGTGCCGGCTCACGACGAGCGCGATTTCGAGTTCGCCCACAAGTACAACCTGCCGGTCAAATCCGTGGTTCGCACCAGTTCCGGTGAAACCAACCCGGCTCCGTGGCAGGACGCCTATGGCGAGCACGGCACGCTGATCAACTCCGGCGAGTTCGACGGCCTGGACTTCGCCGGCGCGTTCGACGCCATGGAAGTCGCCCTGATCAAGAAAGAGCTGGGCGCCTCGCGCACCCAGTTCCGCCTGCGCGACTGGGGCATCAGCCGCCAGCGCTACTGGGGCTGCCCGATCCCGATCATCCACTGCGATGCCTGCGGTGACGTGCCGGTGCCGGAAGACCAGTTGCCGGTCGTACTGCCGGAAGACGTGGTGCCGGACGGCGCCGGTTCGCCGCTGGCGCGCATGCCCGAGTTCTACGAGTGCACCTGCCCGAAATGCGGCCAGCCTGCCAAGCGTGAAACCGACACCATGGACACCTTCGTCGAATCATCCTGGTACTACGCCCGTTACGCCTCGCCGCACTTCGAAGGCGGCCTGGTGGAAAAATCCGCAGCCGACCACTGGTTGCCGGTGGATCAGTACATTGGCGGTATCGAACACGCCATTCTTCACCTGCTCTACGCGCGCTTCTTCCACAAGCTGATGCGCGACGAAGGCCTGGTGAGCTCCAACGAGCCGTTCAAGAACCTGCTGACCCAGGGCATGGTGGTCGCCGAGACTTACTATCGTCGTGAAGCCAACGGTGCCTACACCTGGTTCAACCCGGCGGACGTGGAACTCGAGCGCGACAGCAAGGCCAAGGTCATCAGCGCCAAGCTGATCGCGGACGGCCTGCCGGTGGAAATCGGCGGCACCGAGAAAATGGCCAAGTCGAAGAACAACGGCGTCGACCCACAGTCGATGATCGATCAGTTCGGCGCAGACACCTGCCGTCTGTTCATGATGTTCGCTTCGCCACCTGACATGAGCGCTGAGTGGTCCGACTCCGGCGTGGAAGGCTCGCACCGTTTCCTCAAGCGCGTCTGGCGTCTGGCTCAGGCTCACGTGACTCAGGGCCTGCCGGGCAAACTGGACGTGACCGGCCTGAATGACGAACAGAAAGTCATCCGCCGCTCGATCCACCAGGCGATCAAGCAGGCCAGCCATGACGTCGGCCAGAACCACAAATTCAACACCGCCATCGCTCAGGTGATGACGCTGATGAACGTGCTGGAAAAAGCCGCCCAGGCCACCGAACAGGATCGCGCACTGGTTCAGGAAGGCCTGGAAGCCGTGACGCTGCTGCTGGCGCCAATCACGCCGCACATCAGCCATGAGCTGTGGAACCGACTGGGCCACGCCGAACCGGTAATCGACGCCGGCTGGCCGGTGCTGGACGAAAGCGCACTGGTGCAGGACAGCCTGACGCTGGTCATCCAGGTCAACGGCAAGCTGCGCGGCCAGATCGAAATGCCGGCCGCCGCAACCCGTGAGGAAGTCGAAGCCGCCGCCCGTGCCAACGAAAACGTACTGCGCTTCGTCGACGGCCTGACTATTCGCAAAGTGATCGTAGTGCCCGGGAAACTGGTCAATATCGTCGCCAGCTAA
- a CDS encoding HlyC/CorC family transporter: MSEDRSSNGQKSWLGKLTQAFAHEPKNRQELLELLRDAHQNKLLDSEALAIVEGAIQVADLQVRDIMVPRSQMISIKATQTPREFLPAVVDSAHSRYPVIGESHDDVMGVLLAKDLLPLILKENGDSFNIKDLLRPATFVPESKRLNVLLREFRANHNHMAIVIDEYGGVAGLVTIEDVLEQIVGDIEDEHDVEEDSYIKPLPSGDFLIKALTPIENFNEFFDSEFSDDEFDTVGGLVMSAFGHLPKRNEITEIGAYRFRILNADSRRIHLLRLTPIAR, translated from the coding sequence ATGAGCGAAGATCGATCGAGCAACGGGCAGAAGTCCTGGCTGGGTAAACTGACCCAGGCTTTTGCCCACGAGCCGAAGAACCGCCAGGAGCTGCTGGAGCTGCTGCGCGATGCACATCAGAACAAACTGCTGGACAGCGAAGCGCTGGCCATCGTCGAAGGCGCCATTCAGGTGGCTGACCTGCAAGTACGCGACATCATGGTGCCGCGCTCGCAGATGATCAGCATCAAGGCGACCCAAACACCCCGCGAATTCCTTCCCGCCGTGGTCGACTCGGCTCACTCGCGCTACCCGGTCATCGGCGAAAGCCATGACGATGTGATGGGCGTGCTGCTGGCCAAGGATCTGCTGCCGCTGATCCTCAAGGAGAACGGCGACAGCTTCAACATCAAGGATCTGCTGCGCCCGGCCACGTTCGTGCCGGAGTCCAAGCGTCTGAACGTGTTGCTGCGTGAATTCCGCGCCAATCACAACCACATGGCCATCGTGATCGACGAATACGGCGGTGTGGCGGGTCTGGTGACCATCGAAGACGTGCTTGAGCAGATCGTCGGCGACATCGAAGACGAGCACGACGTCGAAGAAGACAGCTACATCAAGCCGCTGCCCAGCGGTGATTTCCTGATCAAGGCCCTGACGCCGATCGAGAACTTCAACGAGTTCTTCGACAGCGAATTCTCCGACGACGAGTTCGACACCGTCGGCGGGCTGGTGATGAGCGCGTTCGGGCACTTGCCAAAACGCAACGAAATCACTGAAATCGGCGCCTATCGTTTCCGCATCCTGAACGCCGACAGCCGTCGGATTCATTTGCTGCGACTCACGCCAATCGCCCGGTAA
- the lnt gene encoding apolipoprotein N-acyltransferase, translated as MRWTTRPGWPGNLLAVAAGAITTFALAPFDLWPLALLAVGLFYAGLRELSPRQALGRGWCFGFGLFGAGTSWIYYSIHHFGGASVLLAGFLMLIFTAAIAWFFALPAWLWARWLRRNEAPLADALAFAALWVGQEAFRGWFLTGFPWLYSGYSQLDGPLAGLAPVGGMWLVSFVLALTAALIYNAPRLLQTGRKGFIVAGLVLLVGPWVAGIALKGHAWTSPAGAPLSVAAIQGNVAQSMKWDPAELNAQLALYRDLSFRSKPVDLLIWPETAVPVLKESAEGYLNMMGNFAAERKSALITGVPIRQTVRHEKRFFNGITVVGEGDGTYLKQKLVPFGEYVPLQDILRGLIAFFDLPMSDFARGPADQALLQAKGYQIAPFICYEVVYPEFAASLAARSDLLLTISNDTWFGTSIGPLQHLQMAQMRALEAGRWMIRATNNGVTGLINPFGQITERIPQFEQGVLYGEVVPMHNLTPYLQWRSWPLIILCVVLFGWALMTNRISKTL; from the coding sequence ATGCGCTGGACAACCCGCCCCGGCTGGCCCGGTAACCTGCTGGCCGTGGCGGCCGGTGCAATCACCACCTTCGCTCTGGCACCGTTCGATCTCTGGCCGCTGGCCTTGCTGGCGGTCGGCCTGTTCTATGCCGGCCTGCGCGAGCTGAGCCCGCGCCAGGCGCTGGGTCGCGGCTGGTGCTTCGGTTTCGGCCTGTTCGGCGCCGGCACCAGCTGGATCTATTACAGCATCCACCACTTTGGCGGTGCTTCGGTGCTGCTGGCCGGGTTCCTGATGCTGATTTTCACCGCGGCCATTGCCTGGTTCTTCGCCCTGCCCGCCTGGCTCTGGGCGCGCTGGTTGCGTCGCAACGAGGCGCCGCTGGCCGATGCCCTGGCCTTCGCTGCGCTGTGGGTTGGCCAGGAAGCGTTCCGTGGCTGGTTCCTTACCGGTTTCCCGTGGTTGTACTCCGGTTACAGCCAGCTCGACGGCCCGCTGGCCGGGCTCGCGCCAGTGGGCGGCATGTGGCTGGTGTCGTTCGTTTTGGCGCTGACCGCTGCACTGATCTACAACGCACCGCGCCTGCTGCAGACCGGCCGCAAAGGCTTTATCGTCGCGGGCCTGGTATTGCTGGTCGGGCCGTGGGTGGCCGGCATCGCGCTGAAGGGCCATGCCTGGACCAGCCCGGCTGGCGCACCACTGAGTGTTGCTGCGATTCAGGGCAACGTCGCGCAAAGCATGAAATGGGACCCGGCCGAGCTCAACGCACAACTGGCGCTGTACCGCGACCTGAGCTTCCGTTCGAAACCCGTGGACCTGCTGATCTGGCCGGAAACCGCCGTACCGGTACTCAAGGAGTCCGCCGAGGGCTACCTGAACATGATGGGCAACTTCGCCGCCGAGCGTAAATCGGCGCTGATCACCGGTGTGCCGATCCGCCAGACAGTGCGTCACGAGAAGCGCTTCTTCAACGGCATCACCGTGGTCGGCGAAGGCGACGGCACCTATCTGAAACAAAAACTGGTGCCGTTCGGCGAATACGTACCGCTGCAGGACATCCTGCGCGGGCTGATCGCGTTCTTCGACCTGCCGATGTCCGATTTCGCCCGTGGCCCTGCCGATCAGGCGCTGTTGCAGGCCAAGGGTTATCAGATTGCACCGTTCATCTGCTACGAAGTGGTGTACCCGGAATTCGCCGCCAGTCTGGCGGCACGCAGCGACCTGCTGCTGACCATCAGCAACGACACCTGGTTCGGCACCTCGATCGGCCCGCTGCAACACTTGCAGATGGCGCAAATGCGCGCCCTTGAAGCCGGGCGCTGGATGATTCGTGCGACCAACAACGGCGTGACCGGCCTGATCAACCCGTTCGGGCAGATCACCGAGCGCATTCCGCAGTTCGAGCAAGGCGTGCTCTACGGCGAAGTGGTGCCGATGCACAACCTGACGCCTTACCTGCAATGGCGCTCGTGGCCGCTGATCATCCTGTGCGTGGTGCTGTTTGGCTGGGCGCTGATGACCAACCGGATATCCAAGACCCTCTGA